The proteins below come from a single Streptomyces sp. MRC013 genomic window:
- a CDS encoding GH3 auxin-responsive promoter family protein produces the protein MNWAEAWTDPDHVKRYRTRVFAERARLRAALSEATACQQAVLKDLLEFNAGTEYGVKHRFGSLRTLDDYRNAVPLQTYADLAPWIERSAAGETNVLTADQPTVFFTSSGTTGAHKKIPVTPRFMRTTFFPFYYAAWAPLIEHFPDVLTRPDAVLNLKHDPLAAPPTTTSGRPHVGASQVDFGRKFGEPLSAEPGTAAPWATLPVPVAADAHLEKMYLRLRLAVLSDVRCVIGINPAMVAALPHQLNLWWPRIVKEVREGTLGGHPHGAPDPERARELERLADRVGVVRPAHVWPHMRALFCWTTGLASLYLPRLREEFGAGVTVLPAPVAASEGPVGVALDRHGTAGSLVVTAAVHEFVAADEDMAPDTQTLRPHELEPGRDYHAVFSHVGGLYRYAVGDVVRTVDVVDGVPRLEYAGRATRSDHAGERLRDAHVVQALHEALRAGGLELRNVACRVAPSAAGAVGYVFAVAPRTPWNEEETTRFAGHLDAALRRASHHYDRVRGQGRLTGPTVRLVAPDAFVRDWQDTVASGVRPTQVKDRLFRQDATQWNRLTDGPASQDPLPQNAQHGQEEGSRGH, from the coding sequence ATGAACTGGGCTGAGGCCTGGACAGATCCCGACCACGTGAAGCGGTACCGCACCAGGGTCTTCGCCGAACGCGCGCGCCTGCGAGCGGCGCTCTCCGAGGCGACGGCTTGCCAACAGGCGGTCCTGAAGGACCTGTTGGAGTTCAACGCGGGCACGGAGTACGGGGTGAAGCACCGATTCGGCAGCCTCCGCACCCTGGACGACTACCGGAACGCCGTACCGCTGCAGACCTACGCCGACCTCGCACCCTGGATCGAGCGCTCCGCGGCCGGTGAGACCAACGTCCTCACCGCCGACCAGCCCACGGTCTTCTTCACCAGCAGCGGCACCACCGGCGCCCACAAGAAGATCCCCGTCACGCCGCGCTTCATGCGCACCACCTTCTTCCCTTTCTACTACGCGGCGTGGGCACCCCTCATCGAGCACTTCCCAGACGTGCTGACCAGGCCGGACGCCGTGCTCAACCTCAAGCACGACCCGCTCGCCGCCCCGCCCACGACGACGTCCGGCCGCCCGCACGTCGGGGCCAGCCAGGTCGACTTCGGCCGGAAGTTCGGCGAACCGCTCTCCGCGGAACCAGGCACCGCGGCGCCCTGGGCGACGCTGCCGGTCCCCGTGGCGGCGGACGCGCACCTGGAGAAGATGTACCTGCGGTTGCGCCTCGCCGTGCTGAGCGACGTCCGGTGCGTCATCGGCATCAACCCCGCGATGGTGGCCGCGCTGCCCCACCAGCTGAACCTCTGGTGGCCGCGCATCGTCAAGGAGGTTCGCGAGGGAACCCTCGGCGGACACCCCCACGGTGCGCCCGACCCCGAGCGAGCCCGGGAACTGGAGCGGCTCGCCGACCGCGTCGGGGTGGTGCGCCCCGCGCACGTCTGGCCGCACATGAGGGCCCTGTTCTGCTGGACCACGGGGCTTGCCTCGCTGTACCTGCCCCGGCTGCGCGAGGAGTTCGGTGCCGGTGTGACGGTGCTGCCCGCCCCGGTCGCGGCCTCCGAAGGCCCGGTCGGTGTGGCCTTGGACCGGCACGGCACCGCGGGAAGCCTGGTCGTCACCGCCGCCGTCCACGAGTTCGTGGCGGCCGACGAGGACATGGCACCGGACACGCAGACCCTCCGGCCGCACGAACTCGAACCGGGCCGGGACTACCACGCGGTCTTCAGCCACGTCGGCGGGCTCTACCGCTACGCCGTCGGCGACGTGGTCCGGACGGTGGACGTCGTCGACGGTGTACCGCGCCTCGAATACGCCGGCCGTGCGACACGCTCCGACCACGCCGGGGAACGGCTGCGTGACGCGCACGTCGTCCAGGCCCTGCACGAGGCACTGCGCGCGGGCGGTCTCGAACTGCGCAACGTCGCCTGCCGCGTCGCCCCGTCGGCAGCGGGCGCCGTCGGCTACGTGTTCGCCGTCGCGCCGCGTACCCCCTGGAACGAGGAGGAGACGACCCGCTTCGCCGGACATCTCGACGCAGCGCTGCGCCGCGCGTCGCACCACTACGACCGGGTCCGCGGCCAGGGGCGCCTCACGGGGCCGACAGTCCGGCTGGTCGCTCCGGACGCGTTCGTGCGCGACTGGCAGGACACCGTGGCGTCCGGTGTGCGGCCGACCCAGGTCAAGGACCGGCTCTTCCGCCAGGACGCCACCCAGTGGAACCGGCTCACTGACGGGCCCGCCTCGCAGGACCCCCTCCCGCAGAACGCTCAGCACGGACAGGAAGAAGGATCCCGTGGCCACTGA
- a CDS encoding shikimate kinase — protein sequence MRAERLGRAYRDTDRDTAAARGRTVADGIRREGEPCFREPGRRAQALAGNEGALALGGGAALDTTIRAALVRHPVVHPSTSADTAVRRLASPDGRPLLTGAPGKQWRDPAPARRRLYAEVARAVVATRGLAPSEMVQLITETMELKRE from the coding sequence ATGCGCGCCGAGCGGCTCGGCCGTGCCTACCGGGACACCGACCGGGACACCGCCGCGGCCCGGGGGCGCACCGTGGCCGACGGCATCAGGCGCGAAGGCGAGCCGTGTTTCCGGGAGCCGGGGCGCAGGGCGCAGGCGCTGGCCGGGAACGAGGGAGCCCTGGCGCTCGGCGGCGGGGCCGCGCTCGACACCACCATACGCGCCGCCCTCGTGCGGCATCCCGTCGTCCATCCGTCCACGAGCGCCGACACGGCCGTCCGACGGCTTGCGTCGCCGGACGGCCGCCCCCTGCTCACGGGTGCCCCGGGCAAGCAGTGGCGGGACCCGGCGCCGGCGCGTCGCCGTCTGTACGCCGAGGTCGCCCGTGCGGTGGTGGCCACCCGCGGCCTTGCTCCAAGCGAGATGGTCCAACTCATCACCGAGACAATGGAGCTGAAGCGAGAATGA